The Solibacillus sp. FSL R7-0668 genome includes the window CTTCAGTTCGTTTGGGTCCTGAAATGCATAATACCCTCGGGCTCTAAACATGATACCGTTGTATGTATCGGCTAAACCATCGACAACTTCGGCTTTTCCACTGACAGCTTCAATTTCGGCTTTTAAACTATCGTTAGTTGCTTTTACATAGAATATAAAAATAATCATAATCGTTGAGAAAATGATGATTAACGATAGAAGCATTTTCAAAAATTGATTGCGAATATTTTTTTCGAGCAATGGAAAAGAATTAGGCATCTAATATATCCTCCACTAAGCTCATTAATTCAATCGGACTAAAGGGCTTAGAGACGAAATAGTTTGCTCCTTTATCTAATGCGATTTGACGATCCGACTCCTGCGCCTTAGCAGTAAGCATTAAAATCGGTGTGCTATCCTTCACCTCTGATGGAATGCGCTCAATGACCTCAAGCCCTGTCAAATTCGGCATCATATAATCTAAGATAACAAGATCATAGGGCTGTTGATTGATTTTAGTAAGGGCATCTAGTCCGTCCTCGGCCTCGTCAATTTCATAGCCTAAATCCTCTAATGTATCACAAATGAGCATTCTTAAAATTTCTTCATCATCTGCTACTAATATTTTTTTCATAAATATACCTCTTTCTGCGGTTTATAAAAACATTCGGTTGATTAAATTGTGAATGCGATTCGAAACATCGGTAATATTGAAAGGCTTCACGATATAGTCATTCGCCCCAAGCTTTAATGCCTCAACAACATGTTCATTACCTTTTCTTCCCGTTAGCATCGAGACAATCACTTCATTCGATGTATGGGATTCTCTAATTTTTTTCAGCACTTCAAGGCCGTCCATCTTCGGCATCATGCCATCAAGTAAAATAATGTATTTCGAATTGGCGTTATACCAATTTGAATTTAAGAAGCTAAGCCCATTGCTAAATTCCAGCACTTCAATTTCGAAGCGTTCATCGATTGTCCAATTTTTGAAGAAGTTGGCCACCATGTTTCGAATAATGAATACATCATCAATGACAATAATTTTGATATTTACTTTCTTTGTGACTACATCAGCAATGCTATCAAAGATGACCGAGCGATTTCTGCCTGATTGTTTAGCGTCATAAAGTGCTTGATCGGCCTTTTCTAGCATCTTTTTAGGGTGAGAATGCGTTGGGCTCACCTCGATTAAGCCTGCAGATAAAGTTACGTTGAATGGAACGCCATTCGCCATGAATTCCTTTTTGAACATTGCCTTACGAATCTTTTCGATTTGGGTATGGGCATCCTGTACGGAAGATTGAGGTAACAGCATTACAAACTCCTCACCCCCATAGCGACAGAAGATATCTTGATCGCGCTTTAATTCCATCACTAACGCTGCGAAGCCTTTTAGCACGTCATCACCGACTAAATGACCGTATGTATCATTTACTTTTTTAAAATAATCTAAATCGAAAATGGCAACTGAAAAGGGCGTGTGGTTGCGCTTGTATTGTTGAATTAAATGGTCGAACTGCGACTCCAAAAATTTGCGATTATACACTTGCGTTAATTCATCGATAATAATCGAATGCTCTAATTCCTTTTTAAAGGCTAAGCGGTTTGTTACGTAAGATAGTAAAATTTCTTCATCAATCGGTTTCGGAATGAAGTCTAATGCCCCCATTTTATAAGCGCGCACGTGATTTTCTTTACAATCATTGGCGCTAATAATTGTAACAAACATACGATCCTTTTTGACCTTTTTCAACGTTTCTAAAATAGAAAACCCATTGCCATCTGGTAGCATAATGTCTAAAAAGACGATGGCTGGCTTTAGTTCGTAAATGAGCTCCAACCCACGTTTTTCATTATAAGCGATAATCACTGTATAGCCCTGCTTTTCTAGCACCTTTTTAATATACGATATAAAAATAATATCGTCATCAATGACTAAAATTAGCTCCTGATTAAGCATGCTGTTTGGAAGGGGCGGTTGTCCTTCTTCAAGTGTTTGCACCAAATTGGTTTGGTAAAAACGCACGCCTTCAATGATGGAAGATAGGTACGCTGTCCATTCCTCTTGGTTCCATTGCTTGTCACTTGCTTCATCTAAAGCTTTTAATTTTTCGCTTGCTGTATGTGAAAGTTCGTCCAAACCAATCGTGCCAGCCGTTCCTTTTAAACTATGAAGAAAACTATAGATTTCCCTTTCCGTAATAAACGCTTGTGCATGCCAGGCTTTAAATTTTTCAAGCATTTGCCTATAGATTAATTGCTGATATTTTGTCGTGTCCATTTACTTTCGCTCCATTAACTATTTTCTTATTTACATAGTATATCCTTATGGACAAGAAAACTAGATGCAATGAACGATATCTTGGTAATATATTGGGACTAATAGAATTTTTGGCGCTGTTCCTAGAAGCTAGTGAGGATTAGCTGGAGCTACGGCAATAACTTCTTGCTTTATATGAA containing:
- a CDS encoding response regulator transcription factor, giving the protein MKKILVADDEEILRMLICDTLEDLGYEIDEAEDGLDALTKINQQPYDLVILDYMMPNLTGLEVIERIPSEVKDSTPILMLTAKAQESDRQIALDKGANYFVSKPFSPIELMSLVEDILDA
- a CDS encoding GGDEF domain-containing response regulator, which encodes MDTTKYQQLIYRQMLEKFKAWHAQAFITEREIYSFLHSLKGTAGTIGLDELSHTASEKLKALDEASDKQWNQEEWTAYLSSIIEGVRFYQTNLVQTLEEGQPPLPNSMLNQELILVIDDDIIFISYIKKVLEKQGYTVIIAYNEKRGLELIYELKPAIVFLDIMLPDGNGFSILETLKKVKKDRMFVTIISANDCKENHVRAYKMGALDFIPKPIDEEILLSYVTNRLAFKKELEHSIIIDELTQVYNRKFLESQFDHLIQQYKRNHTPFSVAIFDLDYFKKVNDTYGHLVGDDVLKGFAALVMELKRDQDIFCRYGGEEFVMLLPQSSVQDAHTQIEKIRKAMFKKEFMANGVPFNVTLSAGLIEVSPTHSHPKKMLEKADQALYDAKQSGRNRSVIFDSIADVVTKKVNIKIIVIDDVFIIRNMVANFFKNWTIDERFEIEVLEFSNGLSFLNSNWYNANSKYIILLDGMMPKMDGLEVLKKIRESHTSNEVIVSMLTGRKGNEHVVEALKLGANDYIVKPFNITDVSNRIHNLINRMFL